A window from Drosophila willistoni isolate 14030-0811.24 chromosome XR unlocalized genomic scaffold, UCI_dwil_1.1 Seg143, whole genome shotgun sequence encodes these proteins:
- the LOC124460633 gene encoding accessory gland protein Acp76A-like — translation MLKVYRSIAICLLIVYPILSDRFAIDLIKKFNSYRRGNFVISPLAVNHALVQLYLANQENVDMELQKVLYVKDNDRATIVKNFRDFYARAMSAEFQDSTRLYVSKKLKTASKYEQLIKRINASLESIDFGNKEKAILEMSMWLSQTMNRNYSTIMRESEVSSTTDLVSISGVSCKPNWKYPFFSRWKKPFKMRQAIGKPYVEYVNTMYTTANFATFDEKDARGIFIPLQRTSVGMLVIVPKKRGYPRKIMQNIGNYFNMKLKPEQKLSLFLPMFRIILGTELSGVLKTMGLKQLFEGFKYTEAFGSQEPLTVEKFKSKTVIEVNADRELIEIEDPAEEDDIIFEVNRPFVFLIKDRTRIYAAGRVNTLTNLVI, via the exons ATGTTGAAAGTTTATAGAAGTATTGCAATTTGTTTGCTTATTGTCTATCCCATATTAAGCGATAGATTTGCAATAGatctaattaaaaaattcaattctTATCGAAGAGGTAACTTTGTGATCTCTCCTCTGGCGGTTAATCATGCGCTGGTGCAATTGTATCTGGCAAATCAAGAGAATGTCGATATGGAATTACAAAAAGTTCTTTATGTCAAAGATAATGATCGTGCGACAATTGTAAAAAATTTTCGAGATTTTTATGCCAGGGCCATGTCGGCTGAATTTCAAGATTCCACACGTTTGTATGTGTCAAAGAAACTAAAAACCGCAAGTAAATATGAACAATTGATCAAGAGAATCAATGCAAGTCTGGAGAGTATTGATTTTGGTAATAAAGAGAAAGCAATTCTGGAAATGAGTATGTGGCTATCGCAAACGATGAATAGAAATTATAGTACCATAATGCGTGAAAGTGAGGTGTCGAGTACAACCGATTTGGTATCGATAAGTGGTGTATCCTGTAAGCCCAATTGGAAGTATCCATTCTTCTCACGTTGGAAGAAACCCTTCAAGATGAGACAAGCGATTGGTAAACCGTATGTGGAATATGTCAATACAATGTATACCACGGCGAATTTCGCAACATTCGATGAAAAGGACGCGCGTGGCATATTCATACCATTGCAAAGAACATCGGTGGGAATGCTGGTAATTGTGCCCAAGAAGCGAGGATATCCGAGAAAAATCATGCAAAATATTGGCAATTATTTCAATATGAAATTGAAACCAGAGCAAAAGCTGAGTTTGTTCTTGCCAATGTTTAGAATAATCCTTGGCACCGAATTGAGCGGTGTATTAAAAACTATGGGACTAAAGCAACTTTTTGAAGGTTTTAAATATACTGAAGCTTTTGGTAGCCAAGAACCTCTTACTGTGGAGAAGTTCAAGTCGAAAACAGTTATCGAAGTCAATGCTGACAGGGAATTGA TTGAAATTGAAGATCCTGCTGAAGAAGATGACATTATCTTTGAGGTGAATCGGCCCTTTGTGTTCCTCATTAAGGATAGAACTCGCATCTATGCAGCTGGACGTGTGAATACTTTAACTAATTTGGTTATTtaa